The following DNA comes from Pseudomonas sp. Tri1.
AACGTGCGCTCGCGCTTGCTGTCAACGGCCCGCAGTTTTCTGTTCAACCGGGTGCTGGCGGCGCGAGTGGCCGACGGTACCTGGCTGCAGGCGCAGGTGGGTGACTTGCTGGCCTTCACCGACAGCCGCAGCTTTTTCCCGGCCGGCGAGGCTGAATGCAGCGATCCGCGCCTGGCGATTCTCGACTTGCACCCGACCGGGCCGCAGTGGGGAGAGGGGCCTTCACCTGCCGCCGGCGCGACTTTTGAGCTGGAACAGGCCGTTGCCGAGGGTGAAGCCGATTTGCGCGACTGGTTGATAAACGCGGGAATGAGTCACGAACGTCGCATCCTGCGACTGCCCATTGGCGGGCTGTCGTGGCATTATCCCGAGCCTGACATTCTGCAACTGGAATTCGTCCTGCCGGCCGGATGTTTCGCCACTGTCTTGGTGCGCGAACTCGTCGATCTGGTGCCGGTGGGGCAGACGGACAGCCCATGCGTATTCTGATTTCTAACGACGACGGGGTGACTGCACCCGGTCTTGCCGCGCTTTATGCTGCGCTGGCGGATTTTGCCGAGTGCGTAGTCATCGCCCCGGACCAGGACAAAAGCGGCGCCAGCAGCTCGCTGACGCTCGACCGTCCTTTGCACCCCTGCTATCTGGATAACGGTTTCATCAGCCTCAACGGCACACCGACCGATTGCGTGCACCTGGGTATCAACGGGTTGCTGGAGCGTGCGCCGGACATGGTGGTGTCGGGCATCAACCTGGGCGCCAACCTGGGGGATGACGTGCTGTATTCCGGTACGGTCGCCGCCGCCCTGGAAGGCCGCTTCCTGGCACAACCGTCGTTTGCCTTTTCGTTTGTTTCGCGCCAGGTCGATAACTTGCCTACCGCCGCCTACTTCGCCCGTAAATTGGTGCAAGCCCATGGCGAGCTGGAGCTGCCACCGCGTACGGTGCTGAACGTAAATATCCCGAACCTGCCACTCGATCATATCCGTGGCATCCAACTGACGCGCCTGGGCCATCGCGCTCGCGCCGCCAAGCCCATGCACGTGGTCGATCCGCGGGGCAAGGCCGGTTATTGGATCGCCGCCGCCGGGGATGCCGAGGATGGTGGGCCGGGCACTGATTTCCATGCGGTGATGCAAGGTTATGTCTCGATCACGCCTTTGCAGCTCGATCGCACCTTCAACGATGCCTTTCGAAACCTCGATGGCTGGCTGGAGGGGCTGCGCTGATGGCTCGTGAGCAAGACGATATGCTGCGCCGCGGGATTGGCATGACCTCCCAACGCACCCGCGAGCGCCTGATCCAGCGGCTTTATGAAGAAGGCCTGTCCAACGCCCAGGTGTTGGAGGTGATTCGCCGCACACCACGGCATTTGTTCGTCGATGAAGCCCTGGCTCATCGCGCCTATGAAGACACTGCCTTGCCGATCGGCCACAACCAGACCATTTCCCAGCCTTATATGGTGGCTCGCATGAGTGAGTTGCTACTGGAGGCGGGGCCGCTGGACAAGGTCATGGAGATCGGCACGGGGTCGGGTTACCAGACGGCGGTGTTGTCGCAACTGGTGGAGCGGGTGTTCTCGGTAGAACGAATCAAGGTGCTGCAAGACCGCGCCAAGGAGCGTCTGGTCGAACTGAACCTGCGCAACGTGGTGTTTCGCTGGGGCGATGGGTGGGAAGGCTGGCCGGCCTTGGCACCTTATAACGGCATCATTGTGACTGCCGTGGCCACCGATGTACCCCAGGCCTTGCTGGATCAGCTCGCCCCCGGTGGGCGACTGGTGATTCCGGTGGGCGCAGGCGAGGTCCAGCAGTTGATGTTGATCGTGCGGGAAGAACACGGGTTTTCACGACACGTTCTCGGAGCCGTGCGGTTTGTGCCATTGCTCAACGGGCCGTTGGCCTGAGCATTTATAAACAGACGCTGAATTCCGTGGCATGGGTTGTGTCTTACAGCGGCACCGATGGGTTAAGCATTGATTTGTTAAACAGCGCTCAACGGTGTCGAGCAAACGTGTGCGGCAGCCTTTCGCGCGTACTGGATAGAGGCGCGGTCATGGCCAGCTATATGTGTAATACCTCTGCCTGGACAGGCAGTTTCCAATTTTTCAGCCACCACAAAGGGAGCGGCGGGTGAGTCTCACAGTCATTGCGCAGCGTATGGGTATCACGAGCTTTCAGCGCCTGGTGACTGGCCTTGTCTTGAGCACCTTGCTGGTCGGTTGTTCCAGTACACCGTCGGGTAATGTCCGGGTAGTCGATCGCAATAACAATGCGGCGCCGCAACGTCCTACAGTAACGACCGGTCAGTATGTAGTCCGTCGCGGCGATACGCTGTTTTCCATCGCTTTTCGCTACGGCTGGGACTACAAGGCCCTCGCGGCGCGCAACAACATTCCTGCGCCTTATACGATTCATCCAGGTCAGACAATTCGCTTCGATGGCCGTAGTGGTTCAACACCCACCGCCGTCGTCACGCAGTCGGATTCGTCGGCGTCGTCGTCGAGTAAAACCACAGTCATTCGCCGGCCGGCGGGGGCTGCAACGGCGACAGTACCGTCCGTCGCGAGCAAACCGACCCCTGCTCCGATGCCTCCAGCGGGTCCCGCCCCGACAGGCTGGGGATGGCCTTCTAATGGCGTTCTCATTGGAAAATTCTCTTCAAACGGTAGTTTGAATAAAGGAATTGATATCGCCGGGGATTTGGGACAGCCTGTTTTAGCCGCGTCTGATGGCACGGTTGTGTACGCCGGGAGTGGTTTGAGGGGCTACGGCGAACTCGTGATCATCAAACACAGCGATACCTACGTCAGTGCCTACGGTCACAACCGCAGGCTGTTGGTTCGGGAGGGGCAGCAGGTCAAGGTCGGACAGACAATTGCCGAAATGGGATCAACGGGAACGGACCGGGTGAAACTGCACTTTGAGATTCGCCGACAAGGTAAGCCTGTAGATCCGCTGCAATTCCTGCCACGTCGTTGATTTGATTGTCAGCCTGTTCCGTCACGTAGAGGGAACAGGCTCCAGCGTTGCCAAGGATAAAGGCGTCGCTTGAGCTTGAGGTCGAACTCACCAAAGGACTATAACAATGGCTCTCAGTAAAGAAGTGCCGGAGTTTGACATCGACGATGAGGTTCTCCTTATGGAGACCGGCATCGCTATGGATTCGATGTCGAATGATGAAGGGGCGACTCCACCTTCCGTTCGTGCCAAATCCAAACACTCCGCTTCACTTAAACAACATAAGTACATCGATTACACCCGGGCGCTCGACGCCACTCAGCTATACCTTAACGAAATCGGTTTCTCGCCGTTGCTCTCCCCCGAGGAAGAAGTTCATTTTGCGCGTCTTTCGCAAAGTGGCGACCCGGCCGGTCGAAAACGCATGATTGAAAGTAACCTGCGCCTGGTGGTGAAAATCGCCCGACGCTACGTCAATCGCGGGCTTTCGCTGCTGGATCTGATCGAAGAGGGCAACCTGGGCTTGATTCGCGCGGTCGAGAAATTCGACCCCGAGCGAGGCTTCCGTTTTTCAACCTACGCCACCTGGTGGATCCGGCAGACCATCGAACGGGCGATCATGAATCAGACCCGGACCATCCGGTTGCCGATTCATGTGGTCAAGGAGCTGAACGTCTACCTGCGGGCCGCCCGTGAGTTGACCCAAAAACTCGACCATGAACCTTCACCCGAAGAAATCGCCAACCTGCTGGAAAAACCGGTAGGTGAGGTCAAGCGCATGCTTGGGCTCAACGAGCGGGTCTCTTCGGTAGACGTCTCGCTGGGGCCGGATTCGGACAAGACCCTGCTGGACACCCTGACCGATGATCGCCCCACCGACCCGTGCGAGCTGCTCCAGGACGATGACTTGTCCCAGAGCATCGACCAGTGGCTTTCGGAACTCACGGACAAGCAACGGGAAGTGGTCATTCGCCGCTTCGGCTTGCGCGGTCATGAAAGCAGTACCCTTGAAGATGTAGGCTTGGAGATTGGTTTGACCCGTGAGCGGGTCAGGCAGATCCAGGTTGAAGGTCTCAAGCGTCTCCGGGAGATCCTGGAGAAAAATGGCTTGTCGAGCGAGTCGCTGTTTCAGTAACTCGAACGTAAGCGCAGCAGGAAAAGCCCCGACTGGTTCGGGGCTTTTTCGTTTCTGCGGTGGCTGCTTTCCAGTTTTGCTCTATTTGAGATTCAGCTTGTAAGCCTTTGCCTAGTGTTGCGTAAGCGATCGGTTTCCCAATGGCGGGACAGACAGCTATAAGAGCCGTGATATTTTTGTACTTATATGATTTATAAAGGAAATTTGTTGATGAACGTAGCGTGACAGAACAAGCCACCTGTATCAGCCGCGTTGCACTCGCCTGGGAAAATACTAATATCAGTCCTGTGTCGACGGACAGACACACCCGTCAAGGACGATGGGGAAGGAAGGACATCGCAGGACGCGATTCATCAGGACGATGAAAAGGATCAAAGGGATTAGGGAAAAAATGTGGGCGGGTCAAACCGCCCCTTTTTTTTGCCCGCGATTTCTTATCCGGAAAAGCAAAAAGGCCCGCAAGGGGCCTTTTCGATGAGCGCAGGAACGATCAGCGTTCGAGGTCTGCGATCTTGCCAGGCTTGCCATCCCACTCTGCGGCGTCCGGCAGGGCATCTTTCCTCTCGGTGATGTTCGGCCAGATGTCCGCCAGCTCGGCGTTCAGCTCGATGAAGTTCTCCATGCCGGCCGGCACTTCGTCCTCCGAGAAAATGGCATTTGCCGGGCATTCCGGTTCACACAGGGCGCAGTCGATGCACTCGTCCGGGTGAATGACCAGGAAGTTCGGGCCTTCGTAAAAGCAGTCCACCGGACAGACTTCTACGCAGTCGGTGTACTTGCACTTGATGCAGTTGTCGGTGACGACGAAGGTCATTTCTAATTCTCTCCTCAGGCGGCGGCAGCGGAGCCCCTTCACGGTGGGGTCGCCAGGTTCGGGAGGATAGTCTGCGAACCAGGCTAATAGCCCGCAGCATCCCAAACCGCGCGAGATTCTAACAGCTTGAAAGCCTGTGCGTTAGATCCGTGTCTTCAATGTATAGAGTAAATCCAGCGCCCGACGTGGAGTCAGGTCGTCCAGATCGAGCTTGGCCAGTTCATCGAGCACCGGATGCGGCAGGCTGGCGAACAGGTCGCTTTGCTGCGGGGCGCTCGGTTTGCCCTTGGTCGGGCGCGGCGCTTCGTGGGGCAGGCTGGTGGTTTCCAGGCGGCTCAGATGCTCGCGGGCTCGGCTGATCACTTCGCTCGGCACGCCGGCCAGCTGCGCCACCGCCAGGCCGTAGCTCTGGCTGGCCGGGCCGGGCAGCACATGGTGCAGGAATACGATGCGTTCGTTGTGCTCGGTGGCGTTGAGATGCACGTTGGCGACCAGCGGCTGGCTTTCCGGCAGAACCGTCAGCTCGAAGTAATGGGTGGCGAACAGTGTGTAGGCTCGCAAGTGCGCCAGCCGTTCGGCCGCCGCCCAGGCCAGGGACAGGCCGTCGAAGGTGCTGGTACCGCGTCCGACTTCGTCCATCAGCACCAGGCTGCGTTCGGTGGCGTTGTGCAGGATGTTCGCGGTTTCGCTCATCTCCACCATGAAGGTCGAGCGCCCACCGGCCAGGTCATCGCTGGAGCCGATCCGGGTGAAGATCCGGTCCACCAGGGACAATTCGCAGCTCGCCGCCGGTACGAAGCTGCCGATATGGGCCAGCAGTACGATCAAGGCAGTCTGGCGCATGTAGGTGGATTTACCGCCCATGTTCGGACCGGTGATCACCAGCATGCGGGTGTTGTCGTCCAGGCTCAGGTCGTTGGCCACGAACGGCGTGGTCAATACCTGCTCGACGACCGGGTGACGACCCTGGCTGATGCGCATGCACGGCTCGCTGACGAAGCGTGGGCAGTTGAGGTCCAGGTTCAGCGCACGCTCGGCCAGGTTGCTCAGCACGTCCAGTTCCGCCAGGGCGCCGGCGGTGTCCTGCAACGGCGGCAGTTGGCTGATCAGATCCTCAAGCAGTGCTTCATAGAGCATCTTTTCCCGGGCCAGGGCGCGGCTCTTGGCTGACAGCGCCTTGTCTTCGAACGCCTTGAGCTCCGGGGTGATGAAGCGCTCGGCACCCTTGAGGGTCTGGCGACGAACGTAGTCGGCCGGGGCCTGTTCGGCCTGCTTGCTCGGCAACTCGATGAAATAACCGTGGATGCGGTTGTAGCCGACCTTGAGGTTGGCCAGGCCGGTGCGGGCTTTTTCCCGGGCTTCGAGGTCGATCAGGAACTGGCCGGCGTTCTCGCTCAGCGATTGCAACTCGTCGAGTTCGGCGTCGTAGCCGGTTTTCAGCACGCCACCGTCACGGATCACTGCCGGTGGGTTATCGATAATGGCTTTTTCCAGCAGCGCAGCCAGCTCCGGGTAGGTGCTGGTGGTGCGCGCCAGTTGCTGCAGGTGCGGTGCTTCGAGGTCGGTCATTGCCACTTGCAGCTCGGGCAGGGCACCGAGGGCATCGCGCAGGCGCGCCAGGTCGCGGGGACGGGCGTTGCGCAGGCCGATACGGGCGAGGATCCGCTCGATGTCACCGATTTCCTTGAGCTGTGGTTGCAACTGCTCGAAGCGATAGCGATCCAGCAAGCAGGTAATGGAGGACTGACGTGCCAGCAGTACCGTCAGGTCCCGCAGCGGACGGTTCAGCCAGCGGGTGAGCAGGCGGCTGCCCATGGCAGTCTGGCAGCGATCGACCACCGACTGCAGGGTATTGTCGCGGCCGCCGGCCAGGTTGGTGTCCAGTTCCAGGTTGCGACGGCTCGCACCATCCAGCACCACCGTGTCATCCAGGCGTTCGTGGCGCAGGCTGCGCAAGTGGGGCAGGGCGGTGCGCTGGGTTTCCTTGGCGTAGGCCAGCAGGCAACCGGCGGCGCCGATGGCCAGGGTCAGGTTTTCGCAGCCAAAGCCCTTGAGGTCCTGGGTGGAAAACTGTTGGCAGAGACTTTTCAGCGCCGAGTCGCGCTCAAAATCCCACGGCGCCCGACGCCGCACGCCACGGCGTTTTTCTGCCGGCAGGTCTTTGGGCCAGTCATCCGGGATCAACAGCTCTACCGGGTTGACTCGCTCCAGTTCCGCCAGCAGGTTTTCCCAGCCCTTGATTTCCAGCACCGAGAAATTGCCGCTAGTGATGTCCAGCACCGCCAGGCCGAACAGGCGCTCATCGCCCAGGACTGCGGCGATCAGGTTGTCCCGGCGTTCATCCAGCAAGGCTTCGTCACTGACCGTGCCCGGGGTGATGATCCGGACGACTTGGCGTTCCACTGGCCCTTTGCTGGTGGCCGGGTCGCCGACTTGTTCGCAAATCACCACCGATTCGCCGAGTTTGACCAGCTTCGCCAGGTAACCTTCCGCCGCGTGGTAAGGAATCCCACACATCGGAATTGCCATGCCTGCCGATTGCCCACGCGCCGTCAGGGTGATGTCCAACAGCTTGGCGGCCTTCTTCGCATCCTCGTAGAAGATCTCGTAGAAGTCGCCCATGCGGTAGAACATCAGCTGATCGGGGTGCTGGTTCTTCAGGCGCCAGTATTGCTGCATCATGGGCGTGTGGGAGGACAGGTCGTTCACGGCTGTATTCATGGGTGTCAGGGAAGCTCGTTGAAAGGTGTGGGGCAAAAGGAGGGGCATTGGCCCGGCTTTTCCGCGATGGGCGCAAGGTTAACATGGGTGGTCGGGGGGGACCCAGGGATGAGTGTTTTGGGATTGGGTGTATATCCGTTGCTGCGGTAACGGCTGCTGACGGTTCCGCTCTTACAGCGGGTCACTTTTGAGACGCGCA
Coding sequences within:
- a CDS encoding protein-L-isoaspartate(D-aspartate) O-methyltransferase encodes the protein MTSQRTRERLIQRLYEEGLSNAQVLEVIRRTPRHLFVDEALAHRAYEDTALPIGHNQTISQPYMVARMSELLLEAGPLDKVMEIGTGSGYQTAVLSQLVERVFSVERIKVLQDRAKERLVELNLRNVVFRWGDGWEGWPALAPYNGIIVTAVATDVPQALLDQLAPGGRLVIPVGAGEVQQLMLIVREEHGFSRHVLGAVRFVPLLNGPLA
- the rpoS gene encoding RNA polymerase sigma factor RpoS, whose amino-acid sequence is MALSKEVPEFDIDDEVLLMETGIAMDSMSNDEGATPPSVRAKSKHSASLKQHKYIDYTRALDATQLYLNEIGFSPLLSPEEEVHFARLSQSGDPAGRKRMIESNLRLVVKIARRYVNRGLSLLDLIEEGNLGLIRAVEKFDPERGFRFSTYATWWIRQTIERAIMNQTRTIRLPIHVVKELNVYLRAARELTQKLDHEPSPEEIANLLEKPVGEVKRMLGLNERVSSVDVSLGPDSDKTLLDTLTDDRPTDPCELLQDDDLSQSIDQWLSELTDKQREVVIRRFGLRGHESSTLEDVGLEIGLTRERVRQIQVEGLKRLREILEKNGLSSESLFQ
- the fdxA gene encoding ferredoxin FdxA; the encoded protein is MTFVVTDNCIKCKYTDCVEVCPVDCFYEGPNFLVIHPDECIDCALCEPECPANAIFSEDEVPAGMENFIELNAELADIWPNITERKDALPDAAEWDGKPGKIADLER
- the mutS gene encoding DNA mismatch repair protein MutS, coding for MNDLSSHTPMMQQYWRLKNQHPDQLMFYRMGDFYEIFYEDAKKAAKLLDITLTARGQSAGMAIPMCGIPYHAAEGYLAKLVKLGESVVICEQVGDPATSKGPVERQVVRIITPGTVSDEALLDERRDNLIAAVLGDERLFGLAVLDITSGNFSVLEIKGWENLLAELERVNPVELLIPDDWPKDLPAEKRRGVRRRAPWDFERDSALKSLCQQFSTQDLKGFGCENLTLAIGAAGCLLAYAKETQRTALPHLRSLRHERLDDTVVLDGASRRNLELDTNLAGGRDNTLQSVVDRCQTAMGSRLLTRWLNRPLRDLTVLLARQSSITCLLDRYRFEQLQPQLKEIGDIERILARIGLRNARPRDLARLRDALGALPELQVAMTDLEAPHLQQLARTTSTYPELAALLEKAIIDNPPAVIRDGGVLKTGYDAELDELQSLSENAGQFLIDLEAREKARTGLANLKVGYNRIHGYFIELPSKQAEQAPADYVRRQTLKGAERFITPELKAFEDKALSAKSRALAREKMLYEALLEDLISQLPPLQDTAGALAELDVLSNLAERALNLDLNCPRFVSEPCMRISQGRHPVVEQVLTTPFVANDLSLDDNTRMLVITGPNMGGKSTYMRQTALIVLLAHIGSFVPAASCELSLVDRIFTRIGSSDDLAGGRSTFMVEMSETANILHNATERSLVLMDEVGRGTSTFDGLSLAWAAAERLAHLRAYTLFATHYFELTVLPESQPLVANVHLNATEHNERIVFLHHVLPGPASQSYGLAVAQLAGVPSEVISRAREHLSRLETTSLPHEAPRPTKGKPSAPQQSDLFASLPHPVLDELAKLDLDDLTPRRALDLLYTLKTRI
- a CDS encoding peptidoglycan DD-metalloendopeptidase family protein; amino-acid sequence: MSLTVIAQRMGITSFQRLVTGLVLSTLLVGCSSTPSGNVRVVDRNNNAAPQRPTVTTGQYVVRRGDTLFSIAFRYGWDYKALAARNNIPAPYTIHPGQTIRFDGRSGSTPTAVVTQSDSSASSSSKTTVIRRPAGAATATVPSVASKPTPAPMPPAGPAPTGWGWPSNGVLIGKFSSNGSLNKGIDIAGDLGQPVLAASDGTVVYAGSGLRGYGELVIIKHSDTYVSAYGHNRRLLVREGQQVKVGQTIAEMGSTGTDRVKLHFEIRRQGKPVDPLQFLPRR
- the surE gene encoding 5'/3'-nucleotidase SurE; translation: MRILISNDDGVTAPGLAALYAALADFAECVVIAPDQDKSGASSSLTLDRPLHPCYLDNGFISLNGTPTDCVHLGINGLLERAPDMVVSGINLGANLGDDVLYSGTVAAALEGRFLAQPSFAFSFVSRQVDNLPTAAYFARKLVQAHGELELPPRTVLNVNIPNLPLDHIRGIQLTRLGHRARAAKPMHVVDPRGKAGYWIAAAGDAEDGGPGTDFHAVMQGYVSITPLQLDRTFNDAFRNLDGWLEGLR